The DNA sequence CACAACTCACGACCAACAACGCCGCGGCACAACCTCCGTGCCGCCAATAAGGAACACGGACTTATATCACGCCTTCCTGGTGATTGCAAAAGGCGCTCGCACGCAATCACGCGCAGCATCGATGTCACAACACCTACCGCGGCGCCGGCAACCCCGTCACCTCCATCACCGGACGAATCTCCGCCGTCCCGCGCCGTGCTCCGGGAATCTGCGCCGCGATCGCGATCGCTTCGTCCATGCTCTCGACGTCGATCAAAAAGTAACCGCCAAGCTGCTCTTTCGTCTCGGCGTACGGTCCGTCCGAGACGATTGGCGAAGCGCCACGCACGCGCACGCACTTCGCCAGCGACACCGGCTCCAGCGGCGCCGCCCCCAAGTACTGCCCTCGCGCGTGCAACGTGTGACACAAGTCGATCGATTCCTGCAGCGCCACCCGATGTTCCTCCGGCGGCCAGGCTCCCGGTTCAGCGTACAACAGCACCAGGTACTTCATGTGCATCCTCGCAAAGTGTTTGGTGAAATGCGCGGACCGACCCCAGGCGAGAGTTCATTTCGCGCCGGCGTCCGTCGTTACGGTCACCATCCACTCGACGCCGAACCGGTCAGTCAACATGCCAAAACACGGCGACCAGAACGTCTTCGTGGGCGGCATCTGCACGCTGCCGCCATCGGAGAGCGCGCCAAACGCCTTCGTTGCCTGGGCTTCCGTCGGAAGTGACAACGCCAATTTAAACCCGCCGAAGTTCAGTCGCTCGTCGCAACCGTCGGACGCCATCAACGTCGCACCTTGAATCGTGACCGTCGCGTGCATCACCTTGTTCTCGAAGCCCGGCTGCAACATTCCCGGCGGCGGCGCATCGGGGCTTTCATTGTACCGCATCATCATCACGATCTCCGCGCCCACGGCCTGGCCGTAGAACGCCATCGCTTCCTCGCATCGCCCGCCAAAGAACAAATAGGGCGTAATCGTCGTTCCGCTCATGGGAGTACCTCTTGAATTGGAATGCCGCGGCAATGCAGGAGAGTCGTGAACCCCGACTCTCTTTGCAACTTAGTCGTCTGATGCCCGGCCAAATCGACGTCGAATTTCATTCTCGGCAAAAAACCCTCGCGGCAAAAAAACCGGTAGATGCACGGTTGCCGTGGCCTAATCCATGCACCGCATCACCCCGTGATTTCCCTCGTTGTGCTACACCTCTCAGAAGGAACCACGAAAGGCGCGAAAAACACGAACGCCTGGGATACTTGGGTGAGCTAAGGAGATCCATCCATTTCCAGCCGTCGTGTCAATTCTTGCAACGCAAACCGCTTCCTTACAAGAGGTTCGTGCTTTTCGTGGTTGTCGCCGAATGCGCGGAAACAGACGTGTAGAACAACGCCGGCGGTTTCCTCGGTGAGCGCTTGAAAAGTGGCTCGCCAAGTATTGCCCCTGACATGCCATCATTCAGTCGAGAGGCCGGGTGAATCTCGCCCGCCATTGTATTGCCGGACGGCCCCGCGACAATCTAATCACGCGTCCCACTCCGGGCGACGCCGAGGGTGCCACTGGCGGCTGGCCCGCCAGTGCGAGCTGAGCTCGGCACCTCGCCCCGTCCCAGCCCCAGTGAACCCGCCTCCGCACCCGGTGTCCCACATTCGGAACCGAATCAAAGTCAAGGAATCAGACTCCAGCACTCTCCCATGAAAACCCCCTCCGCCAGCGAGCCCGTCATACATTCTGCCAGCAGCGAAAAGCTCATTCTGCTGATCCTCGCCGCCGTGCAGTTTACGACGATCGTGGACTTCATGATCGTCATGCCGCTCGGCCCGCAGCTCATGCGGACGCTCAACATCAATCCCGCCCAATTCGGCGTGATCGTCTCCTCGTACACCTTCGCCGCCGGCGCCGCCGGACTGGTTGCCTCGTCGATCATCGATCGCTTCGCCCGTCGCACGACCTTCATGGTCCTCTACGCGGGGTTCCTACTCGGCACTCTGCTTTGCGCATTCGCCCCGACGTACGAAACCCTCGTCGCGGCCCGCGTCCTCACCGGCGCCTTCGGAGGCATCCTCGGCGGCATGGCGATGGCCATCATCGGCGACGTCTTCCCCGAACACCGCCGCGGCCGTGCCACCGGCTCCCTCATGACCGGGTTCTCGCTCGCCTCCGTCGCTGGCGTCCCCTTCGGGCTGTTCCTCGGCACGAACTACGGCTGGCATATCCCGTTCGTCGCGCTCGTCATCGGCGGCCTGCCGGCGCTCTTGCTCACTCCCTTCGCGCTCCCCGCGCTCAACGCCCACGTCGGCAAGCAACACGCGCATCCCCTCAGCTCGCTCGTCGACACATTTTCGCAATCGAATCATCGCCGCGCCTTCGCATTGATCATCGCGCTGATGCTCAGCAGCTTCACCGTCTTCCCGTACTTAAGTGCGTACCTCGTCAAGAACGTTGGTCTTACCGAACAGCGACTCCCCCTGATCTACATCGCCGGCGGAGCCCTTACCTTACTCGCCGCCCCCATCATCGGCCGCCTCGCCGATCATTTTGGTAAACTCCTGACCTTCCGCGTCATCGCCCCCGGCTCGGCGATCTTGCTGCTCATCATCACGCACCTGCCGACCACTTCGACCGCCGTCGTCGTAGCGATCTTCGGCGCCCTCATGGTCTGCAATGCCGGACGCATGATTCCCGCGATGGCCATGATCACCAGCAGCGTGGCCTCGCATCGCCGCGGCGCCTTCCTCAGCGCAAACTCGTCCGTGCAGCACATTGCCGCCGGCATCGGCGCCTACGTGGGCGGCGCGATCATCACCGAAAGTCCTTCGGGCCAGATCGGCCGCTTCGGCATAGTCGGCTGGATCGCCGCCGCCGCCACTCTCCTAAGTCTCTGGGTAGCCGGCCGCGTCCGCATCACCGACGACCCGCGAATCTCCGCCGAATCCATCAGCCTCGCAGCCGCCGCAGAAGCCACCGCCGACGCTGGCGAACCGCTGGCGGATTACCCCGAACTCACGGCCCCGAGCCGCGTGACAAGCTAAAAAGGCAACTGCCCCAAATAGGTCATGCATACCTGACCTTGTCAGCACTGCGCAAGCCATCAATGGACTAACCAAGTCCACAGTGAACGCCGTCTTGGGATTGCATGACTCGCCGCGCGCCCAGCGCTGCGTGGTAAATCATTCACTGCACTCGCCTCGGTAACTCGATATCGAATTGTCAGGGCGGCGAGCAACGGCGTTTGAAAGCCGTCGTTAGCTTTCGCGGTTGGCCGTGGACCACGATACAGTACGTCTGCGTTGGCGAGCCTGTCCGTTCCTTCGATTACTCAAGAGCGGAGAACAAATAAATGGACGAGCGAATCGACGTTTACATTGCGAGCGACGATGCGCATGAGTATTGTTTTGCCTTGATCGAAGTCGACGGAAAGCATTTGGCTTCGCTCAGCCAAGAAGAGGGCGTCGACAAGCTCGTCATTGAATTGCCTGGGCTGGGGCTGGTGGAAGACTTGGTGATTCGGTCCGTTCCACTCGAAATTTTTCAGCGAGGAGTCGAACGTGCGGTTGCGGCTCTCAAGAATAGGCGGCCCTGGGTCTAGTTCGATAGGAGCGATACGATGATCGAATCGCAGGCGATCGAATGGCGGCATCGGTAAGTTGCCCCGCCACAACCACAGAAAGCCGCCGTCCCGCCAACAACTAACAAGTCACTCCAGCACCAATTCCCCACCC is a window from the Planctomycetia bacterium genome containing:
- a CDS encoding VOC family protein; translated protein: MSGTTITPYLFFGGRCEEAMAFYGQAVGAEIVMMMRYNESPDAPPPGMLQPGFENKVMHATVTIQGATLMASDGCDERLNFGGFKLALSLPTEAQATKAFGALSDGGSVQMPPTKTFWSPCFGMLTDRFGVEWMVTVTTDAGAK
- a CDS encoding MFS transporter, with protein sequence MKTPSASEPVIHSASSEKLILLILAAVQFTTIVDFMIVMPLGPQLMRTLNINPAQFGVIVSSYTFAAGAAGLVASSIIDRFARRTTFMVLYAGFLLGTLLCAFAPTYETLVAARVLTGAFGGILGGMAMAIIGDVFPEHRRGRATGSLMTGFSLASVAGVPFGLFLGTNYGWHIPFVALVIGGLPALLLTPFALPALNAHVGKQHAHPLSSLVDTFSQSNHRRAFALIIALMLSSFTVFPYLSAYLVKNVGLTEQRLPLIYIAGGALTLLAAPIIGRLADHFGKLLTFRVIAPGSAILLLIITHLPTTSTAVVVAIFGALMVCNAGRMIPAMAMITSSVASHRRGAFLSANSSVQHIAAGIGAYVGGAIITESPSGQIGRFGIVGWIAAAATLLSLWVAGRVRITDDPRISAESISLAAAAEATADAGEPLADYPELTAPSRVTS
- a CDS encoding YciI family protein is translated as MKYLVLLYAEPGAWPPEEHRVALQESIDLCHTLHARGQYLGAAPLEPVSLAKCVRVRGASPIVSDGPYAETKEQLGGYFLIDVESMDEAIAIAAQIPGARRGTAEIRPVMEVTGLPAPR